Proteins found in one Primulina eburnea isolate SZY01 chromosome 16, ASM2296580v1, whole genome shotgun sequence genomic segment:
- the LOC140817559 gene encoding NADPH-dependent diflavin oxidoreductase 1-like isoform X1: MQVERTRSMTPAVPSGKNRPECFLKMTKNLRLSREGSGKDVRHFEFDDVSSSIEYEVGDVLEILPGQSSAAVDAFIQRCNLNPESYITIQPRDKGNKAGINTSLFPVKLKTFVELNMDVASASPRRYFFEVMSFFASAEHEKERLQYFASPEGRDDLYQYNQKERRTVLEVLEDFPSVQMPFEWLVQLVPPLKTRAFSISSCHSAHPNQVHLTVSVVTWKTPYKRKHSGLCSSWLASLDPQQNVLVAVWFKKGSLPPPPPSLPLILIGPGTGCAPFRGFVEVRALQNESDPTALMIFFFGCRNRDNDFLYQDFWMKHSQNGGVLSEDKGGGFYAAFSRDQPRKVYVQHKIKEQSTKIWGLLSQGASVYIAGSSNKMPSDVLSAFKDIVSAESGVSKEVASRWIRALEKAGKYYVEAWS, translated from the exons ATGCAGGTTGAGAGGACCCGTTCAATGACTCCTGCAGTACCTTCTGGGAAGAACAGGCCTGAGTGCTTCCTGAAAATG ACCAAGAATCTTCGATTAAGTAGAGAGGGCAGTGGGAAGGATGTGCGCcactttgagttcgatgatgTTTCATCT TCAATAGAATATGAAGTGGGCGATGTTCTTGAGATTCTTCCAGGTCAAAGTTCTGCCGCAGTAGATGCTTTCATACAGCGTTGTAATTTGAACCCTGAGTCTTACATAACT ATTCAGCCGCGAGATAAAGGGAATAAAGCTGGGATAAATACCTCCCTGTTCCCTGTGAAACTAAAAACTTTTGTTGAGCTGAATATGGATGTGGCCTCAGCTTCTCCTAGACGTTACTTCTTTGAG GTCATGAGTTTTTTTGCCAGTGCTGAACATGAGAAGGAAAGGCTTCAATATTTTGCCTCGCCAGAAGGAAGAGATGATCTATACCAATACAACCAGAAGGAGCGAAGGACTGTTTTAGAG GTATTGGAGGATTTCCCTTCTGTGCAAATGCCCTTCGAATGGTTGGTACAGTTGGTTCCTCCATTAAAAACAAGGGCCTTCTCCATCTCTTCTTGTCATTCAGCTCATCCAAATCAAGTGCACTTAACGGTAAGTGTGGTCACGTGGAAGACCCCATACAAGAGGAAGCATTCAGGTCTTTGCTCGTCTTGGCTAGCCAGTCTTGATCCTCAGCAGA ATGTACTAGTAGCAGTGTGGTTTAAGAAAGGTTCGCTTCCTCCTCCACCGCCATCCCTTCCTCTTATCCTCATTGGTCCTGGAACGGGATGTGCACCTTTTCGTGGATTTGTGGAAGTAAGAGCACTTCAAAATGAATCTGACCCAACAGCTCTGATGATTTTTTTCTTCGGATGCAGAAACAGAGACAATGACTTTCTCTAtcaagatttttggatgaaacaTTCACAGAACGGAGGGGTACTATCCGAAGACAAGGGTGGAGGATTCTATGCTGCGTTTTCAAGGGACCAGCCACGGAAAGTGTATGTGCAACACAAAATTAAGGAGCAAAGCACTAAGATATGGGGCTTGCTTAGTCAAGGTGCTTCTGTGTACATTGCTGGATCGTCAAATAAGATGCCTTCAGATGTATTATCAGCCTTTAAAGATATAGTTTCTGCTGAAAGTGGGGTTTCGAAAGAGGTTGCTTCGAGATGGATTCGAGCACTGGAGAAGGCCGGCAAGTATTATGTCGAAGCCTGGTCTTGA
- the LOC140817559 gene encoding NADPH-dependent diflavin oxidoreductase 1-like isoform X2, which produces MKWAMFLRFFQIQPRDKGNKAGINTSLFPVKLKTFVELNMDVASASPRRYFFEVMSFFASAEHEKERLQYFASPEGRDDLYQYNQKERRTVLEVLEDFPSVQMPFEWLVQLVPPLKTRAFSISSCHSAHPNQVHLTVSVVTWKTPYKRKHSGLCSSWLASLDPQQNVLVAVWFKKGSLPPPPPSLPLILIGPGTGCAPFRGFVEVRALQNESDPTALMIFFFGCRNRDNDFLYQDFWMKHSQNGGVLSEDKGGGFYAAFSRDQPRKVYVQHKIKEQSTKIWGLLSQGASVYIAGSSNKMPSDVLSAFKDIVSAESGVSKEVASRWIRALEKAGKYYVEAWS; this is translated from the exons ATGAAGTGGGCGATGTTCTTGAGATTCTTCCAG ATTCAGCCGCGAGATAAAGGGAATAAAGCTGGGATAAATACCTCCCTGTTCCCTGTGAAACTAAAAACTTTTGTTGAGCTGAATATGGATGTGGCCTCAGCTTCTCCTAGACGTTACTTCTTTGAG GTCATGAGTTTTTTTGCCAGTGCTGAACATGAGAAGGAAAGGCTTCAATATTTTGCCTCGCCAGAAGGAAGAGATGATCTATACCAATACAACCAGAAGGAGCGAAGGACTGTTTTAGAG GTATTGGAGGATTTCCCTTCTGTGCAAATGCCCTTCGAATGGTTGGTACAGTTGGTTCCTCCATTAAAAACAAGGGCCTTCTCCATCTCTTCTTGTCATTCAGCTCATCCAAATCAAGTGCACTTAACGGTAAGTGTGGTCACGTGGAAGACCCCATACAAGAGGAAGCATTCAGGTCTTTGCTCGTCTTGGCTAGCCAGTCTTGATCCTCAGCAGA ATGTACTAGTAGCAGTGTGGTTTAAGAAAGGTTCGCTTCCTCCTCCACCGCCATCCCTTCCTCTTATCCTCATTGGTCCTGGAACGGGATGTGCACCTTTTCGTGGATTTGTGGAAGTAAGAGCACTTCAAAATGAATCTGACCCAACAGCTCTGATGATTTTTTTCTTCGGATGCAGAAACAGAGACAATGACTTTCTCTAtcaagatttttggatgaaacaTTCACAGAACGGAGGGGTACTATCCGAAGACAAGGGTGGAGGATTCTATGCTGCGTTTTCAAGGGACCAGCCACGGAAAGTGTATGTGCAACACAAAATTAAGGAGCAAAGCACTAAGATATGGGGCTTGCTTAGTCAAGGTGCTTCTGTGTACATTGCTGGATCGTCAAATAAGATGCCTTCAGATGTATTATCAGCCTTTAAAGATATAGTTTCTGCTGAAAGTGGGGTTTCGAAAGAGGTTGCTTCGAGATGGATTCGAGCACTGGAGAAGGCCGGCAAGTATTATGTCGAAGCCTGGTCTTGA
- the LOC140817559 gene encoding NADPH-dependent diflavin oxidoreductase 1-like isoform X3, producing the protein MKHSQNGGVLSEDKGGGFYAAFSRDQPRKVYVQHKIKEQSTKIWGLLSQGASVYIAGSSNKMPSDVLSAFKDIVSAESGVSKEVASRWIRALEKAGKYYVEAWS; encoded by the coding sequence atgaaacaTTCACAGAACGGAGGGGTACTATCCGAAGACAAGGGTGGAGGATTCTATGCTGCGTTTTCAAGGGACCAGCCACGGAAAGTGTATGTGCAACACAAAATTAAGGAGCAAAGCACTAAGATATGGGGCTTGCTTAGTCAAGGTGCTTCTGTGTACATTGCTGGATCGTCAAATAAGATGCCTTCAGATGTATTATCAGCCTTTAAAGATATAGTTTCTGCTGAAAGTGGGGTTTCGAAAGAGGTTGCTTCGAGATGGATTCGAGCACTGGAGAAGGCCGGCAAGTATTATGTCGAAGCCTGGTCTTGA